A single genomic interval of Persephonella atlantica harbors:
- the hemC gene encoding hydroxymethylbilane synthase: MRIRIGTRKSKLALWQANYIAQILRNHFPDVQIELVKITTKGDKILDVPLAKVGGKGLFVKEIEEAMLRNEIDIAVHSLKDVPTYFPEGLGLVAITEREDPRDAFLSVKYNSLNELPEGAVVGTSSLRRKVQLKILRPDLKIRDLRGNVDTRIRKLEEGQYDAIILAYAGLKRLGLTDRVKQIFQPEYIIPAVAQGFLGIEARLDDEKTREIVSVLNHEESYLRATAERAFLRKLEGGCQVPLAAYSEISDGKLKITGFVSDLTGDRFFMDSITGDIKDAESLGETLAEKLLNMGAREVLEEIYRGESQL; encoded by the coding sequence TTGAGGATAAGAATTGGAACGAGGAAAAGCAAGTTAGCCCTGTGGCAGGCAAATTATATTGCCCAGATATTAAGAAACCATTTTCCGGATGTACAGATCGAGCTTGTAAAGATAACAACAAAGGGAGATAAGATATTAGATGTTCCTCTGGCAAAAGTTGGGGGAAAGGGACTGTTTGTAAAAGAGATAGAAGAAGCAATGCTAAGGAATGAGATAGATATTGCTGTCCATTCTCTAAAAGATGTGCCCACATACTTTCCAGAAGGTCTGGGTCTTGTTGCTATCACAGAAAGAGAAGACCCAAGGGATGCATTTTTATCTGTTAAGTATAATTCCTTAAATGAGCTTCCTGAAGGAGCAGTTGTAGGAACCTCATCATTGAGGAGGAAAGTTCAGCTGAAAATCCTGAGGCCAGATTTGAAAATAAGAGATTTAAGGGGAAATGTAGATACAAGAATAAGAAAATTAGAAGAAGGTCAGTATGATGCAATAATTCTTGCATATGCAGGATTAAAAAGACTTGGACTTACAGACAGAGTAAAGCAGATTTTTCAACCAGAATATATAATTCCAGCAGTAGCGCAGGGGTTTTTGGGAATTGAAGCAAGGCTTGATGATGAAAAAACAAGAGAAATCGTATCTGTCCTGAATCACGAGGAGAGCTATCTGCGAGCCACAGCAGAAAGGGCATTTTTGAGAAAACTTGAGGGAGGGTGTCAGGTTCCTTTAGCAGCTTATTCAGAAATATCCGATGGCAAACTGAAAATAACAGGTTTTGTGTCAGACCTTACAGGAGATAGATTTTTTATGGACAGTATAACTGGAGACATTAAAGATGCAGAAAGCTTGGGGGAAACTCTGGCAGAAAAGCTTTTAAATATGGGAGCAAGGGAGGTGTTAGAAGAGATTTACAGGGGTGAAAGCCAGCTTTGA
- a CDS encoding IS1 family transposase → MGKKGEVICPHCSSIQVIKNGKSNGKQTYLCKSCYSRFFLDRVKKRYPASIKKETIKLYNEGYTLTELSKKFNIKVQTIHYWIKTLNRRKQ, encoded by the coding sequence ATGGGGAAAAAAGGGGAGGTAATATGTCCACACTGCAGTTCTATCCAGGTAATAAAAAATGGAAAATCAAATGGGAAGCAGACTTATCTGTGTAAATCCTGTTACTCACGATTTTTCCTTGACAGAGTAAAGAAAAGGTATCCAGCATCAATCAAGAAAGAGACTATAAAACTGTATAATGAGGGTTACACACTTACAGAACTATCTAAGAAGTTTAACATAAAAGTGCAGACTATCCATTACTGGATAAAAACATTAAACAGAAGAAAACAGTAA